A stretch of DNA from Anthonomus grandis grandis chromosome 22, icAntGran1.3, whole genome shotgun sequence:
atcgttcacttgacgcgttaagtatcttggatttggggttataaatttaaagcgatttgcaaaaagtaagcaggccACTTCCTGAATGTAGAGGGAGAAGACAGTGTGTATGCCCAACCTAACAAATAAAGGGCAACAGGAATCTCTTGGTTTAGCCTCACAGATGTAACGTACAGCACGCTTCTgtaaaacaagcagcatttgtagaaggtaggcagctgcattaccttagaagcaaatggcatacctaaggtgggattcaattaatgaaaaatatacagatcttcCAAACCCCATGCCAAGCTCCAGGGTTGCcactctgactgcaaaacaacctgcAGACACCTTTTTGCAAGTACCAAGGATATGCTCTTGAAATCTGAGTTCTCTGTCAATGAATATACTGTCAATCTCGGTCAATGAATAtttgataatacaaaaattttgtattatcaaactgctgaactactgaattagaaaaaggcaTGTGATCTAGAGcacacttaaaacacaataatttggttttttgaggatttagtgACAGCAAGTTTGATTCGAACCAGAGATTTACTGCCTGAAGATCAGTTGCTAATGTAGTTCGCAGAGTATCTGTGTCTGGGCTGTGCCAAAAAagtgtggtatcatcggcaaatagagtaaatttcccccgtacattaagattggtaagatcatttatgtataggAGAAAACATATTAGTATAATATAATGTAGTTTAAGTATTATAAGAATTATTAGCTTCACATCCTACTAAAAACAGaaagtaataaaagtaattaaacaAACCCTACAAGCAGGATGCTGAAGCATACCATAAAAAGTGAACTTCATGctgctttaaaaactaaatatattcaaataattacaGAGACACAATTCAATATgttattaatttgattttaaattttcgtgTACCCATTTAAATATATCCAACTGGATTACTCTTTGGTCTATCAGTACctttcaagtttaaaatttcactATTTTTGATCATTATGTACTATACtagaacaaacaaaattaaactttcttttaaatcaaCATCTTAAATTATACACTAGAGGATGGTAAACTTACCCTGTAGATATTTTCTAGAAAAGTGGTACTCAGTTTCTAAGCATCCATAGCGTTTTTCCTATAcacacaaatttttatattcgccATTGGCATTCATGCTGttgaactgaatatttttttttaaagaatatgccactggtttttcttgtaaaaaaaatattttggaattcttttttttagacCATATCTGGTCAATTCGTAATTTTTCACCTGATGCATggttttcgcataaaaaaataaaaaccattattgTGGATAGCCATAACTCATAAATCTGATTATCTTGATATATAGATTATTTTCATGAGAATTCAGGGCACAGCCAGAGTTTAATGGATGTCTTcaagtcttttaattttaaactgctCATTCATAGTGCTACCTGTATTACTGCAACCTCTAGcacttttattgatttttgctTCTTTTCATGAGAACCGCGAGTGTAAAGCTAATACAATACCTTCGGGCTTATCAGAACATGAAGATATAATTGCACAGGTagcattaaaaatgaaaaaaataaataaagtaaaacaaatgAGGATCTTTAGTGAgcagaattaattttaataaatttgtatatcaATGCCAAAAAACAGATTGAGAATCTATAATTTTAACATCTGACccttttgactattttaacagAAAGTTGGTTCGcctttttaagaaaacttttgCATTAAAAACTATTCAACTTAAAAATAGAAAGCCATGGGTAAccaaaggattaaaagtatctTCAAAAAGCTTGTGATGTTTGCatacacataaaaaattttgtCCTACTACATTCCTTACATTACTTACTACATATGAGTATAATATATTGCAGActaatgaaaaattcaaaaggAAACTCTtataatagaattaataaatcaaaaaccaaATCAAGGGAAATTTGGCACATAGTCAATGAATTAAAAGGCACCAACATTGGTCAGGCTTGTGGCCTTGAGAGAATGTGaatgcttttaataatttttattgctcaATTGCAGGAAAGTTGCAATCTTAGATTTCTCCTGGTATTGATCCCATCAGTTAACTGAAAAATATCTGTTGTGAATTCTTTTATTTCACACAGATATAGatgaactaaaaaatatattcagacAAAAAATCATTAGGTCTTGATAGTATTTTACTAAAAGTATTAGGCTGGTTGCCTGATTGTGTCCTTAAGGTTCTCTCAGATGCTCTCAATCTCTCTTTTGACAAAGGTATTTTTCTAGATAGCATTAAGGCTGCCCTAGTGAAGCCCTTATTTACAAAGGGAAATATAGAGGATCATTTTGCAATTTCCCTTCTTCCCACATTGCCAAAAATAgtcaaaaagatttttaagtcAAGGATGATAAACTTTCTTCAAAaacataactttttaaatattgcagtttagttttcaaaataacaaaagtacatttgctgctttttgaaggtggtagacaatggtacagtgaaaacatcttgtcgaacttgcattgtcttgtttatttaatataacacgacgttttggttggtaagtatctccaatcgttatcagtttacacttgataacggttggagatacttaccaaccgaaacgtcgtgttacattaaataaataagacaatgcaagttcaacaagatgtttttttttacatttgctGCAATACTCAACTTTCTTAAACACTGTACCTTGGGCTAAATCATGGAGAGATGGCTGCGGCAGTGTTctgtgatttttcaaaagtattggACTGCTTGTATTAGGAAATACTGCTGTGGAAGTTTTCCCtgttatggctttagaggtgcaagtttaaatcttaaatttccATCATACTGTGATCTTCAAAAAAAGGATAATGATACTAACCTACCATTATCTAACTTCATCATTACATATATACCTACCAAGTTTAGATGCatagttttagtttaaaaacatacacattataaaaaaaaacatcattcaaaaactaattgcaatttaaaatttaaccagTTAAATTACATTAAGTTAAAAGTATATACCTATAATATAAGAAAAGTTTCACAAATTGtacataaaaacataattatagaTACCACATTTTAAATGTGAAAGCCTAAAATGTTGTCCAAAACCTTTattaaaaacccaaaaaaaactcataaagCAAATTGAAATGccaattattcttattatttttttcaaagtaaaacttctttaccCACAGTTCAATGTGGGTTCATTCACAATTCAATTCACAATGTGTTATGAAGTGTGATCAGGTGAATGAAAGGTAGTTGAGAAGGAGATATGAGTTAGTGGAAATAGAAAGAAAGAGTCATGATTTGTACATTAGGAGCAAGAGAGAGCTGTGAACTTTTCtttcacacattttttttctacctTCCTCTTATAGCCAGtgcatataatatatatatatcattcAGTAATTTGTTTGCAAGTTTGCTAGCTTTATGGAagtgattttttgattttttcatttcattcttgaacaattttataaattaatttattaattattctggGTTTAAAGTGAATAAACTtatgaattaattttcataagTTTAGTTCAAATTATGTGAATTTTCAGGTGAAGAATAAGAAATTATCGCAGGAAGTGATATAGATTCTGAATATGAAAGTGGCACTCTAGGACCATCAACTAAGAAGAAATTACATACGAAAATTGTGTACATATAAATCAATATACATATGAATGGAGCCAAAGGAGTTTTACTTCAGTCATTTGGTCTCAAGAgcactaatttatttttttttggtaaatcaatatatttctaCATGACTTGTCTCTTGTGTTTTCTGAAACCCATTTACTGAGagctcttttcaaaatatttatgcaGAGCTGTTTTGGAACAACAACCCCaacaaatacaataaatatcattaattaaataataattagtaaatatttattaagtgtATTCATATAGGATAGTAATGAATTTTCCATGACAATGACATGCAAATgaatattgttgatttttatatttacttttagtGTTCAAGTATGTGAATTAATAATTGTATATACTGTGGCTAGTAAAAATACgggaaaaaaattactcaaacaaaaaaaactcattACATTTGTATAGCTGAAGTTTGCAACATCTAAGTGAAAAAACATCTACCATCTACATGAAGTAGTCTTTGAcccataaatgatttttttgcttTCAGCATTATTAAACTATAGTAAAACTCAAATGTTAAAAGCTCAATACCAAATCAGTATATATATTGGCTTTTCAcctttttaaagttattttctcATTGATCAGCAAGGCTATTCTATCTATTACAGAGATTTATACTTACATTCTCATGTTTCACCCTTTCCTCCCAAGTAAACTTGTGGAAATAATTAGTACCCATTTATAACTAATTTCTATTTATCTGGCTATTTTACTCTTTAACTTCATGACAAGAAAACCTTTTGAGAAAATATAAAGCAGTGCTTATGATCACAATAATCTGTGAGTTAATAACAACCAGAAATGCAtgagattgttttttataaaaactgcaATGTAACTGTAAAAGGacctttaataaaatgcaaactGTAGTATAAGTGAAACAAGTAGATTCACATCCTTTTTATTATAATGTGTAggtatgtatattatatatatcaCAAATCCTTTTTGGCTCTCAGAACACACATACTACCATCAGGTTAAAATGTACTTACAAAACATGAATTATTTTACAGTGTCTGGTCTCAGGCACACATCACACACTTTAGTTATAATCTATATATCAGTTTTTATGGTACAACACTGGACTAAACTGTACATTACTAAGTAGCAGTACTTCACTATAAAATGAGCTCACTGGTGTTGTTATAACAGCAAAACCATGACAAATAAATTGAACATATTTATCCTAATGGCATGGGTAGTCAGATCTTTTTGCTGCTTAATCTTCATTAATAGTTAGGCCGATATTATTCTCTATATTCtccatatttaaagaaaaatctgcAGTCAATTAATTAGGTTTCAGGCACTATATGTACTAGATTATGATGGTTTGTTTTTAACTCGGGAATACATGGTTAATTTTACCACATGTCAAGTTTTTACTgtataaaaaatagatattatgTAGACTAAGCCATTAAATGAGCATTCACAATTCAAATCATATACCATACCAAATCCCTTACCAGATTACAAATGTTCATGTCACAGTTGTAATGGTTGTGTTGTAATATCCCCATTTTGATCCCAAGCTATAAAAGTAATGAGGCCATTAAGTTTAAAGTACTGTACAGCAGCAATAGCTTTTCTTTTCCTTCTCAGGACTAAAATTCATTTCCCTGACTATTTCTGCAAACATTTCATTAACATTGGTTCTGTTTTTTGCACTTGCTTCTATAAATGGACAGCCCCACTGCTGGGAGAGAGATTTTCCTTCTTCAAATTCCACTTCTCTCTGGTGTTCAAGATCAACTTTATTTGCAACTAAAAGGATTGGAACCCTTTCAGTTCCTTTCACCCTTGTTATAAGTTCTTTCATAGGACGGATATCCTGAAATGTTTGGTGATTTGTCAAACTATAAACAACTACAAAACCTTGTCCATTCTTTATGTAGAGGTCCCTCATACTGGCAAACTGTTCTGTACCAGCAGTGTCCAATATTTCCAGAACACAGGGAGAATTATCCACTTCGATCTCTTTTCGATAGAAATCTTCAATGGTAGGATCATATTTTTCCATAAAACATCCGGACACAAACTGCACAGTCAAAGCACTTTTTCCAACCCCACCCGATCCCAGGACTACAACTTTAAACTCACGCATCCTTATTTTTACTTCTTGAGTAACTAATGAAATCCCTTCGATGGATTAACCAATCGTTAACTAAGTTTGCACCTTTTTAAACAGTCTATATTTCCGAAATCCATTTCAACAAAAGAAAAGTGCATACACATACTAAATTATTCGCCATCTTAGAATTGATAATTGAACAGCTAACAGGACAACCACTCATGATTTCGTTGAGCTATTTTCATAATTCGCGAAATACATTAAACAAGAGATGGCGCTGTCTTACCAGTGTTTGCTGACAATGACAGCTGTTATTATAATTCTCACTTTTAGGAAGGGTAAACTAAAGGAGCCGCAGCTTAACTTCGCTGGGCGGTTAGAAATTAGCCATCGAAATTCTAGGTGCGCACAATCGGCTGCGCGACACGAATCTTAACAAGTGTCTACGTAACAACTTTTCCGATGGAGCGCACTGTTTCGCCCCGTGGCCCCGTCGATTCATTTAAATATGTACTTGCACTTTATATTATCCTGTATTGATtgtatttagatattaggttttTGAAGCCGAACGGAATgcttgttttgattttgatagatTTAATTATACTGGTGACTAGGCTTGAGCTAAGTCGTGTATTTGAATTCACAGGTATAACTGTTAACGCGATTTTCTATTCACTGTGAATATAACCTGTGAACGTGAATTCACGATTGAGCGCCGGTTGGCGAGTTTGCTTATCGTGCAGTTTAATATCATGGCAGTGAATTCgcataataataagaaaagtatTACTATTCTGTGTTTATTGTGTTAAGGATAGTTCATACCCAGATACAAATATTAAGGGGgcctaaagtaaataaaaattggagACAATATCATTGACAATGACAACAATAATTCATTATTGTcacatttgaaaatatatatattttcatagacatttttaaagctaataTCACGATGtcttaataagaaataattgtctttaaaactttaaaataatgataaaaacaaacatattttaatattcgacCTTCCGCAgaaatagataaattaaaatattctatcataataaaaatccagtaaaaagaaactaaataagcatgacaatataaaatataatatatgtacaataaaaataatttataaaaaataattgttctcTCGTTTTTCTCCACAAACGAGAGAGATGGATAGACGATGGGAGTCAGATAGTCTGTTTAACGATGGCTAATCGTTGATGAATAAATTACTTCTTTcggtttttcaaatttcaacgCGCATTCGTTTGTCTGAATGTGAACGCGCCTTTCTCATTCACATTTTGACATTtcacagtttatttttaagttgtcaTCAAGTCgtgaatgtgattttttattcacaGTGAATGATTCACAGGTAGTGAAATTTTGCTCAACCCTACTGGTGACACGTTATTGAGTCGAGTCGGATATACCtggtagtaataaaatatgctttGTTTTATTACTACATGCCTACTTTATAAggggtttcaatttttttaaagtctagtcggacccgtcgatttttgtttcgAGATTTTACTTTCATACTCTTTGGGACAGTATTTTGTGTTTTGAAAAATCTACAACTTCCTGAGAGGAAAAACAAACTTGTACTTAAATTCCAACAGTTTATTGAAAACGCAGATACTGCCGAAGAAGTGGACGAAATAGAAAAAACATTGGTGGCATTGGATCCTACATTGCGAGCTATTATAGTTGACGCGCCGAATAGATGCACCAAGGAAAACGCGTGGTTGGCGCGTGATCAGCGAGTGTTCGATGCGCGATCCATTTTGTTGTATTAGACGAGTAGATTTCGAGCGGGTTTTTACGTCTTTATAATTATAcgataaatgtatttttatcgattagtattatttttattttttattattagaaatttattattatggatATTTAGGTCACTGAaagggcttattttaaaaatttcttataaaacacCGTGTGAGTTTTGATTTACGCCCACCCATATACCTtgtaaataatatgaatttactataatttgttaactatttacagtaaatacataatatttctAATGTAATGATATAGAGTAATTCGTTATTGttgcacaaaaatttaatggtggattctttacaaaaatatatgtaaaaaataaactaattatcaACATAGGTTTGAAAATGCTTTCTCTCTAAAATAAAGGgcgttaacatttttaataaatcgaaattccataattcaaaaaaaagcacAGTCAAGTACACAGgcctttaaaaaactaatctttCTCAGAATCTGAAGAAGTTGTATCGTCATCTTCGCCAACATTTATAATAAGTGGTTCCATCTGAATTTCCATTAAATCATCCAGAGTCCACATGCGTTCTTCTTCTTTGATAATGTGAGCAacagcatttttccaattttgtggACTGACATTTTGCACTGCTTGATCAAAAAGTGGTTTAAGGTCtgcaaatttaaaagtttagtttagtttagCTAAGAAATTTTTCCGAGCTACTTCACCCTTAatctgcgcccatatcagttcgaTTGGGTTCAActcgcaatgatatggtggcaatcttaagACCGTTCGGCCGGTAGCTTTAGCCATTTCGTCCACTACAAATGTGTCTGCGTGTcggttttcttttattaatttcaaaagttttgccTTTATCATATCTTGTTCATAATGAATTTGTTTGGTCATTAACCAGTTTTGAATATCCCCTTTCTTTGTGGCAGATGTCGGGGTTTTGTCAAGCTTTCGGGTATGATAGGATGCGTTATCCAACAGAATAACACAGCCATTTTCTATGCTaggtaaaattttttcgaaCCACTCTTCAAAAAGTTGAGCATTCATCTCCTCGTGATAATCTTTCGTCTGTTTTGATTCAAAAACTATAGTTGACCGCCTTGAACAAAGCCATCTTCTGACCCAATATGTAGAACTATCAACCGTTTCCCCTTTCCTGCCGGAGCTTTTAGCCCTGTGGACAATCCATTGATAAAAGCGTTTCTAGCGGTGGTTACGGTTGTATCTGTCCATACTTtggaaattatatttatattttaatttattattaatttatattttcttgtcGAGCCTTTCTTATGGATCGTAAATAACGTCGCCTCCAGCATATTATTTCATTCCTTTCTTTAAGCATACTATTTGGACTTTTCGACTATTTCGACTCTTTACAAAGCTGTAACGAACGACTgtgttttttttactcaaattgttttaaatctttatgTATGGCAATCTGCCACTTACCGAAAACCAATTTCCCTGAGTAACTATCGAAAAGTTGTTTCCTTAAAATTCggaatttcttcatttttctcaAGTTCTGATAAAATCTTTTTGACAGTTGGTGGCTCATATTTTAGGAAAAACGAATCGATTATTCTACGGAtagcattttttgtttgctcATCAATGTTCTCCAAAATAGCTCTCGCCCTATGATACTTTGTTAGTGGTTGAAAGGTATGAGTATTTTCATAACTTTTGACTATATTATAGATACTCCTTTTGAAAACACCTGATgaaattacattacattttttattttgtaattaatttaatttatttattttttcaaacggcataaaaccatttacttttgtgagtgtatttacaatataaaaacattgtactatttttggactatttttgaCTTAATATTTTCTACACCGTGAGCTAAATTAGAATGCTGTTTTCAATGTTCGTTTGCCCAATGTGTGTAGAATATACCTTAGTTTATTTTAGCTTAGTTAAGCTAAAATCAACTTACAGGTTTTTTATATCGACGCTCGCAAATAAGTAAGATCGTAACTCGATTCTTGACGAAATTGAGTTAAGACTACTTTCTagtatgaaattttattttctttcgtgtaaaaaaattaaaaataaaaatattgttttctttgAAAAGGTGCctaaataacatatttacaccgttgtaaaattttaatgccTAATCCGTAGTGGTTGCTTTACAAATCATAAACAAAATCTGAAACTTTAAacccatttttctcaaaacggGCTTTTTCGAGATACGATCTTCCTATTTGCGAGCGTCGATATGTAGGTAagtaaatactattttattatatcatacCTGCTGCATCAGCTGTAAAAGATACTTTTTGTGTCTTGCTGTAATCTGGATTATTTACTTCACAtactttatacatatttataattgcCTCGTTTTCAGAAACCGTAAAATGTTTCTTACAAGCTCGTTTTTTAGGGGGTGAATTCAAAAGATGGCCCATTGGTACGTCAcccatttttcaaaacaaataaacaaactaatacACACAAAAGATAAACAGATTATAAACTTACAAAAGAGAcgcaaacaaattaaaaaataatcagacCGTATACGCCCGCCAAAACTCCTGCTCTAAAATTCTCCAGTATTCACTGGTATTCGAACACGCATTTCGTTTTAACTGTCGCGTGCTATTCACGTGATTACTGCATCTTTTCGGCGCGCCGACTATAGTATTAAAGAGAGCCAaataaggaaaagaaaaaatattccatttaaaTCTACTGCTCACCCTAATAAGAATATAAAGCCACAAAGGCGGCTGTTTAAAACGAGCAAACCCAAAAAACGCTGTTTACGCTGCTCTCTCTACGGAGGATATGGATAATGCGGCTTTGCATTTACTATATCCTTCAATTCCTTCATCAAGTTTCCCTTGTTAATTTCGCAGATAAAGAtgattaacttaaataaatatattacgtatgcatttgattatatttagtttt
This window harbors:
- the LOC126748896 gene encoding ras-related protein Rap-2c — encoded protein: MREFKVVVLGSGGVGKSALTVQFVSGCFMEKYDPTIEDFYRKEIEVDNSPCVLEILDTAGTEQFASMRDLYIKNGQGFVVVYSLTNHQTFQDIRPMKELITRVKGTERVPILLVANKVDLEHQREVEFEEGKSLSQQWGCPFIEASAKNRTNVNEMFAEIVREMNFSPEKEKKSYCCCTVL